One Acropora palmata chromosome 2, jaAcrPala1.3, whole genome shotgun sequence genomic window carries:
- the LOC141873846 gene encoding adrenocorticotropic hormone receptor-like, with protein sequence MAQRNSSTGQDISLHEGNKSLQAAEFYRPIMDDFQSDDPAFFFTLAVIGFSLATVTISGNLALLIIIFRDTRRFLQTPPSFLMTNLCVSDFIVGLVVDNLAAVKDVYRYHNLPVPDLLDPILRLFLGLSLFVSSGTMIALSYDRFVVVKHPLKYRSTMTIERVKIFIVTLWSASVVVCILPVLGIPEKVLAITVAHIYASLPAVLLTVMYIKVFRSLRKRKRELQEAGINSTMRPKRNLDRERKMVVTILIVLALFYVTFMPEFIALHVLHFWNRSVRSSVFRMVEIVFSRFLFLNSAMNPFVYSWRLPKYRKALVENFAKLKFFLCKTPTKEQCDRKNNNSQQKLANRFI encoded by the coding sequence ATGGCGCAGAGGAACTCCTCGACAGGCCAAGATATAAGCCTTCATGAAGGGAACAAGTCCCTTCAAGCCGCAGAGTTTTATCGACCAATAATGGACGATTTTCAGTCAGATGATCCAGCGTTCTTCTTTACTCTTGCTGTTATCGGTTTTTCGCTTGCAACAGTCACTATTTCAGGAAATTTGGCTTTGTTGATTATAATTTTCAGAGACACGCGTCGTTTCCTTCAGACACCCCCGTCATTTCTGATGACGAACTTATGTGTTTCTGACTTCATTGTGGGCCTAGTAGTGGATAACCTTGCTGCAGTGAAAGATGTTTACAGGTATCATAATCTGCCTGTTCCTGATCTCTTGGACCCGATACTTCGCCTGTTTCTTGGTTTGTCGCTGTTTGTCAGCAGTGGCACGATGATTGCGTTGTCTTACGATCGATTTGTTGTCGTGAAACATCCCTTGAAATACAGGTCCACCATGACAATTGAGAGAGTGAAGATTTTTATCGTTACGTTATGGTCGGCCTCTGTCGTCGTTTGTATCCTTCCAGTTTTAGGAATTCCTGAAAAAGTTCTTGCCATCACCGTTGCACATATTTATGCTTCACTTCCAGCTGTTCTGTTGACAGTAATGTACATCAAAGTATTTCGATCCTTGCGTAAACGAAAACGGGAATTGCAAGAAGCTGGGATAAACTCCACAATGAGACCCAAGCGAAATTTGGATCGAGAGAGAAAGATGGTCGTGACCATTCTCATAGTCCTAGCGTTATTTTACGTGACATTCATGCCCGAGTTTATTGCGTTGCATGTGCTTCATTTTTGGAACCGCAGTGTTCGATCCTCTGTCTTTCGAATGGTGGAGATTGTTTTCTCTCGGTTTCTTTTCCTGAACTCTGCCATGAATCCATTTGTGTATTCCTGGAGATTGCCAAAGTATCGAAAAGCGCTTGTGGAAAACTTTGCAAAGCTGAAATTTTTCCTATGCAAGACCCCTACAAAAGAACAATGCGAtagaaagaacaataattcTCAACAAAAGCTAGCGAATAGGTTCATCTGA
- the LOC141873838 gene encoding eukaryotic translation initiation factor 3 subunit A-like — MPVYFQRPENALKRANEFIEVGKREPALDALYDVIKSKKHRTWQNKIHEPILFKYLELCVDLRRSHVAKEGLYQYKLICQQVNIASLEDVIRYFLKLAEDRAEAARQESREKVPVVEDLDQIMTPESILLSFVSGEDTQDRTDRVMLTPWVKFLWEAYRNVLELLRNNVRVEKLYHDTAQQAFKFCLKYSRRTEFRKLCDNLRNHLNNAIKHQGQPNTVNLTNPETLQLHLETRLAQLESAINMELWQEAFKAVEDVYGLMQLSKRSPKPQVMANYYQKVALVFWKAENYLFHAATLHRLYVLSKEQRRTMTAEENQKMASRVLLSTLAIPIPVSLSETEKHLELDENAREKSRRLANLLGLQNIPTRSSLVNDMLKMNVQQHIMPQLQDLYHFLERDFSPLKLCARVNVFFEFLVNNEELELSDYVKPLQEVSIARLLKQVSQVYQTMQFSRLQALVPFATEFQLERAIVDIALENELQVRIDHKTKAISFGLDLHVAHKEEVPEGPYLQSMPSERLRNQLTLMSSALHQAISKIHPDTIKENCQEEQQRIVQTYLRNSKKEHKQMLERKTVIEARKEYLESLHVKREKEEQKMLLLQQKESRQAEKKRLDEERQKREVLRHKQELQEIEKKQAMDKIAALKKTSVGAKALKDLTDEEIKAMNPDAILARQVEQLDKEKKELQSKLKAQEKKMDYLARAMRVEEVPLLTKQYEDQLVSDKQFWDEQEEERINKAVAEHQTLVETSGRLQRMLPDKYSFIENLTKTRKAAHEEKMTEFQKHVDEVRKARLEARRKERMAERKVQRRIEKEEQERKEKEEREKRERKEAEEAARKEKEDKEREYREKMAKLDEIERKKREREKEIEEREKDKDQGGLGYRDMDRDRDRFGPPDRGDRDWRDDPRGAPPLRRDERERMGWRRDEPPRDRDSDYDGRPRDRDSGGGWRRGASDLRDERSRDSGQGGARRRDEQDGPRDEGSSWRKPGDRDEPQRRDLYRGRLEDRRLDDRWMDDRRRMDDRRMDDRRMDDRRMDDRGRMDDRRMDDRGSGWRRDDRDRPPSSGWRDRDREERDRAPASSWRGRDDRQRDERDRQSGGWRDGGDRMGGWGRRDRDERERSSGDGWRSGDRLNREREDRYRGDRDVDRFRGDSDRDDRYRDERENDRSDWRSDRVDDRGGDRDGGTRGDEPGRDQWRREPPPARTEGKSWSASRRGRERPPAEQSDPEGWTTVQYK, encoded by the exons ATGCCTGTGTATTTTCAGCGCCCAGAAAatgctcttaaaagagccaaCG AGTTCATTGAAGTTGGCAAGAGGGAGCCAGCGTTAGATGCATTGTATGATGTTATAAAGAGTAAAAAGCACCGGACTTGGCAGAATAAGATCCATGAACCTATTCTGTTCAAATACTTGGAGTTGTGTGTTGACTTACGAAGAAGTCATGTGGCCAAGGAAGGATTATATCAGTACAAGTTAATATGCCAGCAAGTTAACATTGCATCTCTCGAAGATGTCATTCGTTACTTCCTCAAGCTTGCGGAGGATCGGGCGGAGGCCGCTCGTCAGGAATCAAGAGAAAAGGTTCCTGTTGTGGAAGATTTGGATCAGATAATGACCCCAGAAAG CATATTGCTCAGTTTTGTCAGTGGAGAAGACACTCAGGACCGAACAGACCGTGTCATGTTGACACCTTGGGTTAAGTTTCTATGGGAAGCATATCGCAATGTGCTTGAGCTTTTACGCAACAATGTTCGAGTGGAGAAGCTCTACCATGATACTGCCCAGCAAG ccttcaaattttgtttgaaGTATTCACGGCGGACAGAGTTTCGAAAGCTGTGTGACAAC CTAAGGAATCATTTAAACAATGCCATCAAGCATCAGGGTCAGCCAAATACAGTAAACCTTACCAATCCAGAAACTCTTCAGCTTCACTTGGAAACGCGCTTAGCCCAGTTAGAGAGTGCTATTAACATGGAGCTTTGGCAG GAAGCTTTTAAGGCTGTGGAGGATGTTTATGGGTTAATGCAGCTCTCCAAAAGATCTCCGAAGCCACAAGTGATGGCCAATTATTACCAGAAGGTTGCCCTTGTCTTCTGGAAGGCTGAAAACTACTTGTTCCATGCTGCTACTCTCCATCGTTTGTATGTTCTTTCCAAAGAACAAAGACGGACCATGACTGCtgaagaaaaccaaaa gatGGCATCACGTGTATTGCTGTCAACTCTTGCCATTCCAATACCTGTTTCTCTTAGTGAAACAGAGAAGCACTTGGAACTTGATGAAAATGCACGGGAGAAATCACGCAGACTAGCTAACCTCCTTGGACTGCAGAACATTCCAACAAGATCCTCACTTGTCAATGACATG CTGAAGATGAATGTTCAGCAGCACATTATGCCACAGTTGCAAGACCTGTATCACTTTCTGGAGAGAGATTTCTCGCCTTTAAAGCTTTGTGCAAGGGTCAATGTATTCTTTGAGTTCTTAGTGAACAATGAAGAGTTGGAGCTTTCAGACTATGTGAAGCCTTTGCAGGAGGTGTCCATTGCACGTCTGTTAAAACAG GTATCTCAGGTGTACCAGACAATGCAGTTTTCCAGACTGCAGGCTTTAGTGCCTTTTGCCACAGAGTTCCAACTTGAAAGAGCTATTGTGGATATTGCTCTGGAAAATGAACTGCAG GTGCGTATTGACCACAAAACAAAGGCAATAAGTTTTGGACTTGATCTTCATGTTGCTCATAAAGAAGAGGTACCCGAAGGGCCATACTTGCAG TCAATGCCCTCAGAGAGGCTGAGAAACCAGCTAACACTGATGTCATCAGCATTGCACCAGGCCATCAGTAAGATTCATCCTGACACCATCAAG GAAAACTGCCAAGAGGAACAGCAGAGGATAGTTCAGACCTATTTGCGAAATTCTAAAAAGGAACACAAGCAGATGCTGGAAAGGAAGACTGTGATTGAAGCTCGCAAAGAGTACCTGGAGTCTCTGCATGTTAAAAGG gaGAAAGAGGAGCAGAAGATGTTACTTTTGCAACAGAAGGAGAGTCGGCAAGCTGAGAAGAAGCGACTTGATGAAGAAAGACAGAAGCGGGAGGTACTGCGTCACAAGCAAGAGCTTCAAGAGatagaaaagaaacaagccATGGACAAGATTGCTGCACTTAAGAAGACCTCTGTGGGTGCTAAGGCGTTGAAGGACCTCACTGATGAG GAAATAAAAGCCATGAATCCAGATGCTATTTTAGCCAGGCAAGTTGAACAACTTGacaaggagaaaaaagaacTTCAGTCCAAGCTCAAGGCTCAAGAGAAGAAG ATGGATTACCTTGCCAGAGCAATGCGTGTTGAAGAGGTTCCTTTGTTAACGAAACAGTATGAGGATCAGCTTGTATCGGATAAACAGTTTTGGGACGAGCAAGAGGAGGAGAGG atAAATAAAGCTGTTGCAGAACACCAGACGTTGGTGGAGACCAGTGGTAGACTGCAGCGCATGCTTCCTGACAAATATTCTTTCATTGAGAATTTAACCAAGACTCGGAAGGCAGCTCATGAG GAAAAAATGACGGAATTTCAAAAGCACGTGGATGAGGTTCGCAAGGCACGCTTGGAGGCGCGACGTAAAGAACGCATGGCGGAGAGAAAGGTGCAGCGAAGGATTGAAAAGGAAgaacaggaaagaaaagaaaaagaggaaagagaaaaaagag AGCGCAAAGAGGCTGAAGAAGCTGctcgaaaagaaaaagaggacaAAGAGCGCGAGTATCGAGAGAAAATGGCTAAACTGGATGAAATTGAACGGAAgaagagagaaagagagaaggaGATTGAGGAAAGGGAGAAGGACAAGGATCAAGGAGGACTGGGGTATCGTGACATGGATAGAGACAGAGACCGATTTGGGCCACCAGACAGAGGTGATAGAG ATTGGAGAGATGATCCAAGAGGAGCTCCTCCATTGAGACGCGATGAGCGTGAAAGGATGGGATGGCGTCGAGATGAACCTCCACGTGACCGGGACTCAGACTATGATGGGCGGCCGCGCGATCGTGATTCTGGTGGAGGTTGGCGCCGTGGTGCAAGTGATTTACGAGATGAGCGATCACGTGATTCAGGGCAAG GGGGAGCTCGGAGGCGAGATGAACAGGATGGACCTCGTGACGAGGGGAGTTCTTGGAGAAAGCCTGGTGACAGAGATGAGCCCCAAAGGCGAG aTCTTTACCGTGGCAGACTGGAAGATCGCAGACTGGACGATCGCTGGATGGACGATCGTAGACGCATGGATGACCGTAGAATGGATGATCGCAGAATGGATGATCGCAGAATGGATGATCGTGGACGTATGGACGATCGACGAATGGATGATCGTGGAAGCGGTTGGAGAAGGGATGATCGTGACCGCCCTCCTTCGAGTGGATGGCGTGATCGTGACCGTGAAGAGCGTGATCGTGCTCCCGCATCTTCATGGCGTGGTCGCGATGACCGCCAACGTGACGAGCGCGATAGGCAAAGTGGCGGATGGCGTGACGGCGGTGATAGAATGGGTGGTTGGGGACGACGCGATCGGGACGAACGCGAGCGTTCATCAGGAGATGGGTGGCGCAGTGGTGATCGTTTGAACCGAGAACGCGAAGATCGTTACCGTGGAGACCGAGATGTTGATCGCTTCAGAGGAGATAGTGACAGAGATGATCGTTATCGTGATGAACGTGAAAATGACCGTTCTGACTGGAGAAGTGACCGGGTGGATGATCGTGGTGGCGATCGCGATGGGGGAACAAGAGGAGATGAACCGGGCCGTGACCAGTGGAGGAGGGAACCACCACCCGCACGCACAGAAG GTAAGTCCTGGTCTGCTTCTCGCCGTGGTCGTGAACGACCGCCCGCAGAGCAGTCTGATCCAGAAGGTTGGACAACAGTTCAGTATAAGTGA